A region of Gemmatimonadota bacterium DNA encodes the following proteins:
- a CDS encoding alpha/beta hydrolase, with translation MRRLSGPAGTLAVEEHGQGPLPVLLVHGMAGEAGFWSSTIRALGPTHRLIVPELRGHGRSTQPANGDYSIEGCAEDLGAVIEGLGLERVVLVGHSYGASVAMAAAAQMPGRVAGMVLLDPAGDFSYVPPEALAGFLAGLDHEAHYTDTVEGAFDVALEGASAETERRVRAAILAAPRPMIRTMYHSLLRFKPLAALDGYSGSLLLVTAPANAASFALHELRPQAPRKAIAAVSHWMMLDHPKAVAQVLTEFLTAV, from the coding sequence ATGCGCCGCCTCTCCGGCCCCGCCGGCACCCTCGCCGTCGAAGAACACGGCCAAGGTCCACTCCCGGTTCTCCTCGTCCATGGCATGGCGGGGGAGGCCGGGTTTTGGTCGTCGACGATCCGGGCGCTCGGGCCCACCCACCGGCTGATCGTACCGGAGCTGCGGGGCCATGGTCGGTCGACGCAGCCAGCGAACGGTGACTACTCGATCGAGGGGTGTGCCGAAGACCTCGGCGCGGTGATCGAGGGGCTGGGGTTGGAGCGGGTGGTACTGGTCGGCCACTCCTATGGGGCGAGCGTGGCGATGGCCGCGGCGGCGCAGATGCCAGGGCGGGTCGCCGGGATGGTCTTGCTCGATCCGGCCGGCGACTTCTCGTATGTGCCGCCCGAGGCGCTGGCCGGCTTCCTGGCCGGACTCGACCACGAGGCCCACTACACCGACACCGTGGAGGGGGCCTTCGATGTGGCGCTCGAGGGGGCGTCAGCGGAAACGGAGCGGCGGGTGCGTGCTGCGATCCTGGCCGCGCCACGACCGATGATCCGGACGATGTACCATTCACTACTACGCTTCAAACCACTGGCAGCACTTGACGGGTATTCTGGATCACTACTACTAGTCACCGCCCCCGCCAACGCGGCGTCGTTCGCGCTCCATGAGTTGCGCCCCCAGGCACCGAGGAAGGCGATCGCGGCGGTGTCGCATTGGATGATGCTCGACCACCCGAAGGCGGTGGCGCAGGTGCTGACGGAGTTCCTGACCGCGGTGTAG